Proteins from one Apis cerana isolate GH-2021 linkage group LG11, AcerK_1.0, whole genome shotgun sequence genomic window:
- the LOC108001236 gene encoding E3 ubiquitin-protein ligase NRDP1 isoform X2, whose amino-acid sequence MGFDVNRFQGEVDEELVCPICSGVLEDPVQAPVCEHAFCRTCINEWINRQPTCPLDRTPITSAQLRAVPRILRNLLARLCISCDNIMYGCQVIVKLDSLVSHLEQCEYNPKRPMLCEQGCSLIIPKNELKDHNCVRELRNIIHSQQQKLADMKRELGEQQLQINEHKREIHLLKDFMRALRVSNPAMRAIADQMERDEVVRWSATLPRARVTRWGGMISTPDELLQTMIKRTLSEYNCPPHVIDELMENCHERKWPPGLNSLETRQNSRRQYDNYVCKRVPGKQAVLVLYCDNTHMPEDMMVEPGLVMIFAHGIE is encoded by the exons ATGGGGTTCGATGTGAACCGCTTTCAAGGAGAAGTTGATGAAGAATTAGTTTGTCCAATATGCTCTGGAGTCCTTGAGGATCCTGTACAG GCACCTGTATGTGAACATGCCTTTTGTCGTACATGTATTAATGAATGGATAAATAGACAACCTACCTGTCCACTGGATCGTACACCAATTACATCTGCTCAGCTTAGAGCAGTTCCAAGAATACTTCGAAATCTATTGGCCCGTCTTTGTATTAGTTGTGATAACATTATGTATGGATGTCAAGTCATAGTTAAGCTTGACAGTTTAGTGTCACATTTGGAGCAATGTGAATATAATCCTAAGAGACCAATGCTTTGTGAACAAGGATGTAGTCTTATTATTCCCAAAAATGAGTTAAAAGATCATAATTGTGTGAGAGAACTTAGAAACATTATACATTCCCAACAACAAAAACTTGCTGATATGAAACGTGAATTAGGTGAACAACAACTTCAAATAAATGAACATAAGAGAGAAATAcatcttttaaaagattttatgagAGCATTGAGAGTTTCAAACCCTGCAATGCGTGCAATTGCTGATCAGATGGAAAGAGACGAAGTTGTAAGATGGTCTGCTACTCTTCCTAGAGCAAGAGTAACAAGATGGGGAGGAATGATTTCCACTCCTGATGAGTTATTACAG ACTATGATAAAAAGAACTTTATCAGAATATAATTGTCCACCTCATGTGATTGAtgaattaatggaaaattgtCATGAAAGAAAATGGCCTCCAGGATTAAATTCCCTTGAAACCAGACAGAATTCTAGAAgacaatatgataattatgttTGTAAAAGAGTCCCTGGTAAACAAGCAGTTTTAGTTCTTTATTGTGATAATACACATATGCCAGAAGATATGATGGTTGAACCTGGATTAGTGATGATTTTTGCACATggcatagaataa
- the LOC108001236 gene encoding E3 ubiquitin-protein ligase NRDP1 isoform X1 has product MGFDVNRFQGEVDEELVCPICSGVLEDPVQVNNMLQAPVCEHAFCRTCINEWINRQPTCPLDRTPITSAQLRAVPRILRNLLARLCISCDNIMYGCQVIVKLDSLVSHLEQCEYNPKRPMLCEQGCSLIIPKNELKDHNCVRELRNIIHSQQQKLADMKRELGEQQLQINEHKREIHLLKDFMRALRVSNPAMRAIADQMERDEVVRWSATLPRARVTRWGGMISTPDELLQTMIKRTLSEYNCPPHVIDELMENCHERKWPPGLNSLETRQNSRRQYDNYVCKRVPGKQAVLVLYCDNTHMPEDMMVEPGLVMIFAHGIE; this is encoded by the exons ATGGGGTTCGATGTGAACCGCTTTCAAGGAGAAGTTGATGAAGAATTAGTTTGTCCAATATGCTCTGGAGTCCTTGAGGATCCTGTACAG GTGAACAATATGTTGCAGGCACCTGTATGTGAACATGCCTTTTGTCGTACATGTATTAATGAATGGATAAATAGACAACCTACCTGTCCACTGGATCGTACACCAATTACATCTGCTCAGCTTAGAGCAGTTCCAAGAATACTTCGAAATCTATTGGCCCGTCTTTGTATTAGTTGTGATAACATTATGTATGGATGTCAAGTCATAGTTAAGCTTGACAGTTTAGTGTCACATTTGGAGCAATGTGAATATAATCCTAAGAGACCAATGCTTTGTGAACAAGGATGTAGTCTTATTATTCCCAAAAATGAGTTAAAAGATCATAATTGTGTGAGAGAACTTAGAAACATTATACATTCCCAACAACAAAAACTTGCTGATATGAAACGTGAATTAGGTGAACAACAACTTCAAATAAATGAACATAAGAGAGAAATAcatcttttaaaagattttatgagAGCATTGAGAGTTTCAAACCCTGCAATGCGTGCAATTGCTGATCAGATGGAAAGAGACGAAGTTGTAAGATGGTCTGCTACTCTTCCTAGAGCAAGAGTAACAAGATGGGGAGGAATGATTTCCACTCCTGATGAGTTATTACAG ACTATGATAAAAAGAACTTTATCAGAATATAATTGTCCACCTCATGTGATTGAtgaattaatggaaaattgtCATGAAAGAAAATGGCCTCCAGGATTAAATTCCCTTGAAACCAGACAGAATTCTAGAAgacaatatgataattatgttTGTAAAAGAGTCCCTGGTAAACAAGCAGTTTTAGTTCTTTATTGTGATAATACACATATGCCAGAAGATATGATGGTTGAACCTGGATTAGTGATGATTTTTGCACATggcatagaataa